Proteins encoded in a region of the Mixophyes fleayi isolate aMixFle1 chromosome 5, aMixFle1.hap1, whole genome shotgun sequence genome:
- the LOC142159489 gene encoding uncharacterized protein LOC142159489: MSMQEDAAHVTQTISPSMKEPKLNLPNRWQDFKRRLKDKISEHRRHARMTGGGPPATLELTPLETRALASLDAEMVQGVGRIDTGRSPAAIEPITATGPNTAEEISEDELVEEPRDVEEHQMSEEPDVSERESLHACYHSIRDTNATIESNTTDIATTLTRMEHTLHSSLTRIESTMDLNLSSINTTLTRVTDLIAVKWKLDAAGNKEKGAIYGTEGEYSMSFFAQE, encoded by the exons ATGTCAATGCAAGAAGATGCAGCTCACGTTACCCAAACCATCTCTCCCTCAATGAAAGAGCCTAAGCTAAATTTACCAAACAG gtggcaagactttaaacgccgcctaaaagataaaatttctgaacacagaagacatgcaagaatgacaggtggtggacctccagcaacgctggaattgactccattggagaccagggcattggcctctttggatgcggagatggttcaaggtgtgggccgcattgacaccggACGTAGCCCAGCCGCCAtcgagcctatcacagctacag ggcccaatacagcggaagaaatttcagaggatgagctggtggaggagccacgtgatgtggaagagcatcagatgagtgaggagccagacgtcagtgaacgggaatcactgcacgcatgctatcacagtattagagacacaaatgccactattgagtccaataccacagatattgccacaaccctcacccgtatggagcacactttacacagtagcctcacccgtatagagagcactatggacttaaacctttcatctatcaacactacccttacccgtgttactgaccttattgcagt CAAATGGAAGCTTGATGCAGCTGGCAATAAGGAGAAAGGAGCAATTTATGGCACAGAGGGAGAATACTCAATGTCTTTTTTTGCACAGGAGTAA